The following coding sequences are from one Treponema bryantii window:
- a CDS encoding ABC transporter ATP-binding protein translates to MPPVRNKGFGKPKDAKKTIGRILQYMGKFKALWLVVFLCVIISSGASVIGTYLIKPALNNYIIPMIGSQNPDFTGFAKLLIGVLCLFGVGVLASWCNSRLMLYISTNLLYNVRCDLFSRLEKLPIKYYDAHTHGELMSRFTNDTDALREMMSQTIPQLFSSIITVTSVFVMMISLSPMLTIIMLVTMFLITLSMAAVGKRSAKAFRENQKCIGEMNGFIEEMVEGQKVIKVFNHEPKAIEQFETLSDNLRKAGTAAMTYGGLMGPMMNNFSHMQYAVVAITAAAFMILGEGGVMSFNWFTGIMNLGTIAAFLQYTRSFSQPISMMSMQANSVLNALAGAERIFAVIDEEEEIDEGEYTLVNAYEAKENDGAEKLVQSYASTGEWAWKNPADNSLRKLEGEVVFDHVTFGYKPEKTVLHDICIHAKPGQKIALVGSTGSGKTTTINLLSRFYDVPEGNGKITYDGIPLNEISKASLRKSLGMVQQTTHLFTGTIKDNIRYGNLEASDAQIYEAAKLANADHFIRHLENGYDTVITGDGASLSQGQRQLLAIARAAVADPPVLVLDEATSSIDTRTEKLIEEGMDSLMSGRTTFVIAHRLSTVRNADEIIVLEHGNIIERGTHDELIAAKGRYYFLYTGNKITLDE, encoded by the coding sequence ATGCCACCAGTAAGAAATAAAGGTTTTGGAAAACCAAAGGATGCAAAAAAGACTATCGGCCGCATCCTTCAATATATGGGAAAATTCAAGGCACTCTGGTTAGTTGTCTTTTTATGTGTAATCATCAGTTCTGGTGCTTCTGTAATCGGAACTTACCTTATTAAGCCTGCTTTGAACAATTACATCATTCCGATGATTGGAAGTCAGAATCCTGATTTTACGGGCTTTGCAAAGCTTCTCATTGGAGTTCTTTGTCTGTTTGGTGTTGGAGTTCTTGCTTCATGGTGTAACTCACGCCTCATGCTGTACATCTCTACAAACCTTTTGTACAACGTGCGCTGTGATTTGTTCAGCCGTCTCGAGAAGCTTCCTATTAAATATTATGATGCACACACTCACGGTGAGCTCATGTCGCGCTTTACAAACGATACTGATGCTCTTCGTGAAATGATGAGCCAAACAATTCCTCAGCTCTTTTCTTCTATTATTACAGTTACTTCTGTATTTGTAATGATGATTTCTTTGAGCCCGATGCTTACAATCATCATGCTTGTAACTATGTTCCTTATCACACTGAGCATGGCTGCTGTTGGAAAACGCTCTGCTAAAGCTTTCCGCGAAAATCAGAAATGCATTGGTGAAATGAACGGTTTTATAGAAGAAATGGTTGAAGGTCAGAAGGTAATCAAAGTATTCAACCACGAGCCTAAGGCAATCGAGCAGTTTGAAACTTTGAGTGACAATCTTCGTAAAGCCGGAACAGCCGCTATGACTTATGGTGGACTCATGGGCCCTATGATGAATAACTTCAGCCACATGCAGTACGCCGTTGTAGCTATTACAGCTGCAGCTTTTATGATTCTTGGCGAGGGTGGAGTAATGAGCTTCAACTGGTTTACTGGAATCATGAATCTTGGAACTATTGCAGCCTTCCTTCAGTACACACGTTCTTTCAGCCAGCCAATCTCTATGATGAGTATGCAGGCAAACTCAGTTCTTAATGCACTTGCCGGCGCGGAACGTATTTTTGCTGTAATCGATGAAGAAGAAGAAATTGATGAAGGCGAATATACTCTTGTAAACGCTTATGAAGCAAAAGAAAATGACGGAGCTGAAAAGCTTGTTCAGTCTTATGCTTCAACAGGTGAATGGGCATGGAAGAATCCTGCAGATAATTCACTTCGTAAGCTTGAAGGTGAAGTTGTGTTTGATCACGTTACCTTCGGTTACAAACCTGAGAAAACTGTATTGCATGATATCTGCATTCACGCAAAGCCTGGTCAGAAGATTGCTTTGGTTGGTTCTACAGGTTCTGGTAAGACAACTACAATCAATCTGTTGTCTCGTTTTTATGATGTACCGGAAGGAAACGGCAAGATTACTTATGACGGCATTCCTTTGAATGAGATTTCTAAGGCAAGTTTGCGTAAGTCTCTTGGTATGGTTCAGCAGACAACACACCTGTTCACAGGAACTATAAAAGATAATATCCGTTACGGAAACCTTGAAGCTTCTGATGCTCAGATTTACGAGGCTGCAAAGCTTGCAAATGCCGACCACTTTATCCGTCATCTGGAAAACGGTTACGATACAGTTATCACAGGTGATGGTGCAAGCCTTAGCCAGGGACAGCGCCAGCTCTTAGCGATTGCACGTGCTGCGGTTGCTGATCCTCCGGTACTTGTTTTGGACGAGGCTACTTCTTCTATTGATACACGTACAGAAAAACTGATAGAAGAGGGTATGGACTCCCTGATGAGCGGCCGTACAACTTTTGTAATTGCACACCGCCTTTCAACAGTCCGCAACGCCGACGAAATTATCGTTCTGGAGCATGGAAATATTATTGAACGCGGTACCCACGACGAGCTCATCGCTGCAAAGGGCCGCTACTACTTCCTGTATACCGGAAACAAAATCACATTAGATGAATAA